Proteins co-encoded in one Gemmatimonadales bacterium genomic window:
- a CDS encoding Gfo/Idh/MocA family oxidoreductase, whose product MSETLRVGVIGAGAITQVAHLPVLRKLKGAEVVAICDADYPKARALADRFKIENSFDDIEELLGHSELDAVVICTPNHLHEGHVLAALRAGVHVLVEKPLALNTASAQRVVRAAAKKDRVVMVGMNHRYRADVQIIRSFVQTGELGDVESVRGSWHVFRPSRSMLGWRLKRDLSGGGAMLDLGLSILDLGLWLAGNPKPVRVSATLDRAGRERATEHAGSAFVVCENGACVFVDVTWHHLGEGERFGVGLRGSKGTASINPLKVWKEMHGTPVDVAPTGSVSRESVFTASYRAEWAHFLAAIRGEAKAPDLEEHLALHRVIDAIYKSADDGRDVLL is encoded by the coding sequence ATGAGCGAGACGTTGCGCGTCGGCGTGATCGGGGCAGGGGCCATTACCCAGGTGGCGCACCTGCCTGTGCTGCGGAAGCTGAAGGGTGCCGAGGTCGTGGCTATTTGCGACGCCGACTACCCCAAGGCGCGCGCCCTCGCCGATCGGTTCAAGATCGAGAACTCCTTCGACGACATCGAGGAGCTGCTCGGCCATTCGGAACTCGATGCCGTCGTCATTTGCACCCCGAATCACCTGCATGAAGGCCATGTGCTGGCGGCGCTCCGGGCCGGCGTGCATGTCCTGGTGGAAAAACCGCTCGCCCTCAACACCGCGAGTGCCCAGCGGGTGGTGCGCGCCGCCGCCAAGAAGGACCGCGTCGTCATGGTCGGGATGAACCATCGCTACCGTGCCGATGTGCAGATCATCCGCAGCTTTGTGCAGACTGGAGAGCTGGGCGACGTCGAAAGCGTGCGCGGCAGCTGGCACGTCTTCCGGCCCAGCCGTTCCATGCTCGGCTGGCGACTGAAGCGGGATCTGTCGGGCGGTGGCGCCATGCTCGACCTCGGCCTGTCCATCCTGGATCTCGGGCTCTGGCTCGCGGGCAACCCGAAGCCGGTGCGGGTCAGCGCCACCCTCGACCGGGCGGGACGGGAGCGCGCCACGGAGCACGCCGGAAGCGCCTTCGTCGTCTGCGAGAACGGGGCCTGCGTCTTCGTGGACGTGACCTGGCATCACCTCGGGGAAGGCGAGCGCTTCGGCGTCGGCCTGCGGGGCAGCAAGGGGACCGCCAGCATCAATCCGCTGAAGGTGTGGAAGGAGATGCATGGCACCCCCGTCGACGTGGCACCGACGGGCTCGGTGTCGCGCGAGAGCGTCTTCACCGCGTCGTACCGCGCGGAGTGGGCCCACTTCCTCGCCGCCATCCGGGGGGAGGCCAAGGCGCCCGACCTCGAGGAGCACCTGGCGCTGCACCGGGTGATTGACGCCATCTACAAGTCGGCCGACGACGGCCGCGACGTCCTGCTGTGA
- the prfA gene encoding peptide chain release factor 1 has protein sequence MEARLRQALARAEEVSRELSDPATARDSKRLTTLGREHARLVPIVRTAELLRRLEDELSQAREMAQEADPELVALARVDLERLPAQVETTRAELHELLVPRDPLDDRDAIVEIRAGTGGDEAALFAADLYRMYTRYCERHGLRIELISESGASLGGLREVIFAVRGQDAYGRLRRESGVHRVQRVPATETQGRIHTSAATVAVLPEAEEVDVKIDPNHLKIDVFRSSGPGGQSVNTTDSAVRITHLPSGLVVSQQDQKSQLQNKLKAMEVLRARLLDRMIAEQEAARSQDRRAMVGTGDRSAKIRTYNYPQSRVTDHRINLSVHNLPDIMDGHIEEVVEALRVASRQEEAASGR, from the coding sequence ATGGAGGCGCGCCTCCGCCAGGCCTTGGCCAGGGCGGAGGAGGTGTCGCGGGAACTGTCCGACCCCGCCACCGCCCGTGATTCGAAGCGCCTGACGACTCTTGGACGGGAACACGCCCGGCTGGTGCCGATCGTGCGCACGGCGGAGTTGCTTCGGCGGCTCGAGGATGAACTTTCTCAGGCTCGGGAAATGGCGCAGGAAGCCGATCCCGAGCTTGTGGCATTGGCGCGGGTCGATCTCGAGCGGCTCCCGGCCCAGGTGGAGACCACCAGGGCAGAGTTGCATGAGCTGCTGGTGCCCCGGGACCCGCTGGACGACCGTGACGCGATCGTCGAGATCCGGGCAGGCACCGGCGGGGACGAGGCGGCGCTCTTCGCGGCGGACCTTTACCGCATGTACACCCGGTACTGCGAGCGGCACGGCTTGCGGATCGAACTGATCTCGGAGAGCGGTGCCTCGCTCGGCGGTCTGCGCGAAGTCATCTTCGCGGTGCGCGGACAGGACGCCTATGGGCGCCTGCGGCGGGAGTCGGGGGTTCACCGGGTGCAGCGCGTCCCCGCCACTGAGACCCAGGGCCGTATCCACACCTCTGCCGCCACGGTGGCGGTGTTGCCCGAGGCTGAGGAGGTGGACGTGAAGATCGATCCCAACCACCTCAAGATTGACGTCTTCCGCTCGTCCGGCCCCGGGGGACAGAGCGTGAACACCACCGACAGCGCGGTTCGGATCACTCACCTGCCGTCCGGGCTGGTGGTCAGTCAGCAAGACCAGAAGTCGCAGCTGCAGAACAAGCTCAAGGCCATGGAAGTCCTGCGGGCGCGCCTGCTGGACCGGATGATTGCCGAGCAGGAAGCGGCCCGCTCGCAGGATCGGCGGGCGATGGTCGGCACCGGCGACCGCTCGGCCAAGATCCGGACGTACAATTATCCGCAGAGTCGCGTGACGGACCACCGCATCAACCTCTCGGTGCACAACCTCCCGGACATCATGGACGGGCACATCGAAGAAGTGGTCGAGGCGCTCCGCGTGGCGAGCCGTCAGGAAGAGGCGGCGAGTGGTCGCTGA
- a CDS encoding Crp/Fnr family transcriptional regulator: protein MTQSPLEILRSVPILSNVPQADLAALAQASRERSYPAGQVILRQDAPGDAMYVVIEGRVKVVLIGEDGREVILSVLGAGAVFGEMSLLDDAPRSAHVIAMTPCHVMTLYRGAFHERLRASPDLALAMLAAMSSRLRAADERIRALSLLDVNGRVAHLLLQQSAEAGSDAFPRRLTHQNMAELIGASRETVSRTLRHLVDREVIAIGRRQVTILDRAALEAAVRPA from the coding sequence GTGACCCAGTCCCCGCTTGAGATCCTCCGCTCCGTCCCGATCCTTTCCAACGTCCCCCAGGCGGACCTCGCGGCCCTCGCCCAGGCCTCGCGGGAACGGTCCTACCCGGCTGGACAGGTGATCCTGCGACAGGACGCTCCTGGCGATGCCATGTACGTGGTCATCGAGGGACGGGTCAAGGTCGTCCTCATTGGCGAGGATGGGCGCGAGGTGATCCTCAGCGTCCTCGGCGCCGGGGCGGTGTTCGGGGAGATGTCATTGCTCGACGATGCGCCGCGTTCGGCCCACGTCATTGCCATGACACCCTGCCATGTCATGACGCTCTATCGCGGGGCCTTCCACGAGCGGCTCCGGGCGTCGCCGGACCTCGCCCTCGCCATGCTGGCCGCGATGTCGAGCCGGCTGCGCGCGGCCGACGAGCGGATCCGCGCGCTGAGCCTGCTCGACGTCAACGGGCGGGTGGCGCATCTCCTCCTCCAGCAATCCGCCGAGGCAGGCAGCGACGCCTTCCCGCGCCGACTCACCCACCAGAACATGGCGGAGCTGATCGGGGCGAGCCGCGAAACGGTGTCGCGAACGCTGCGGCATCTCGTGGACCGGGAAGTGATCGCCATCGGGCGCCGGCAGGTCACGATCCTCGATCGTGCGGCACTCGAGGCGGCCGTTCGGCCAGCGTGA
- the prmC gene encoding peptide chain release factor N(5)-glutamine methyltransferase, which translates to MVADPPVTAAAALEGAAEALRGAGVPSARRGASRLAEAAWGLAPGQARLRLDRVLTAEDVDRLAHLVARRATGEPLAYVTGNIGFRHLQLAADRRALLPRPETEGLVALVLDRMPVGVVADVCTGSGCIALSLAQEGRYDRVIGADASPDAIAQARENGQRAGLTVEWRLGDLLEPLQGESLDVLVANPPYLTGGEYRALDPAVRDWEPRQALESGEDGLDATRRLLVAGRDVVKQGGWIALEVDCHRAAEVASLAAEAGWIAPVVHLDLYDRARFVLARRSETS; encoded by the coding sequence GTGGTCGCTGACCCGCCGGTGACCGCGGCAGCCGCCCTCGAGGGCGCCGCAGAGGCCCTTCGCGGGGCCGGGGTACCCAGCGCGCGCCGGGGGGCCTCAAGGCTCGCGGAGGCGGCCTGGGGTCTTGCGCCGGGGCAGGCGCGATTGCGCCTCGATCGGGTCCTGACCGCCGAGGACGTGGATCGACTGGCGCATCTGGTGGCGCGCCGCGCCACGGGGGAGCCACTGGCCTACGTGACGGGGAACATCGGCTTTCGGCACCTGCAACTGGCGGCTGACCGCCGGGCGCTCCTCCCGCGGCCCGAAACCGAAGGGCTGGTTGCCCTCGTCTTGGATAGAATGCCGGTCGGCGTCGTTGCTGACGTCTGCACCGGCAGCGGCTGCATTGCCCTGTCGCTGGCCCAGGAGGGTCGCTACGATCGGGTGATCGGGGCGGACGCCTCACCCGACGCGATCGCGCAGGCGCGTGAGAACGGCCAGCGCGCCGGGCTCACCGTGGAATGGCGGCTGGGCGACCTCCTGGAACCGCTGCAGGGGGAATCGCTCGACGTGCTCGTGGCAAACCCGCCGTACCTCACCGGTGGCGAGTATCGCGCGCTCGACCCTGCGGTGCGGGACTGGGAGCCGAGACAGGCGCTGGAGAGCGGTGAGGATGGGCTCGACGCCACCCGCCGCCTGCTGGTGGCTGGGCGGGATGTGGTGAAGCAGGGCGGGTGGATTGCCCTTGAAGTGGATTGTCATCGGGCGGCCGAGGTGGCCTCCCTTGCGGCCGAGGCAGGGTGGATCGCCCCGGTCGTACACCTGGACCTCTATGACCGCGCGCGCTTTGTGCTCGCGCGGAGGAGTGAGACGTCGTGA
- a CDS encoding DUF4105 domain-containing protein, with product MSRGRRVALLLGLLGAWPAGAAKAQLSSADPAPGHPAAAPQISLVTIGPGPILWEKFGHNMIRVTDSAAGTDIAYNFGIFDFRQKNFYWNFLQGRMLYSMAGYIATRDIQRYVNAGRSVEVQDLALTADQARTLAANLARNALPDMKDYRYQPFRDNCSTRVRDALNVSLGGALEAALAGVPANATFRSRTAELTAGSPAWYFGLMLLLGPSTDQPLSAWEDAFIPGNLARYVEPAINPALDGGTAPLVDAVRLQPATADMGPSTHTPPFWLGWFLVLGVLLGGLLAWSGGRDGAGRGRRPFLVLAGIWSLLSGLAGLVIIYLWAFTDHTYAYRNENVLQASVLGLAMFGVLAAWARRDGPAPAALRNLAVTVAVLSVLGVFIQVLPWFPQVNAPILVFFVPANLGMALGAMRAVPTLPTTTGPSATRP from the coding sequence GTGAGCCGCGGGCGCCGAGTGGCCCTCCTGCTCGGGCTGCTCGGCGCCTGGCCGGCCGGAGCCGCCAAGGCGCAGCTTTCCTCCGCAGATCCCGCCCCAGGCCACCCGGCCGCCGCACCCCAAATTTCGCTGGTCACCATCGGTCCCGGACCGATCCTCTGGGAGAAATTCGGGCACAACATGATCCGGGTGACCGATTCCGCTGCCGGCACGGACATCGCCTACAACTTCGGAATCTTCGATTTCCGCCAGAAGAATTTCTACTGGAACTTCCTGCAGGGACGGATGCTCTACTCCATGGCCGGGTACATCGCGACGCGCGATATCCAGCGCTACGTGAACGCCGGCCGGTCGGTCGAAGTCCAGGACCTTGCGCTCACGGCCGACCAGGCTCGCACGCTGGCGGCCAATCTCGCCCGCAACGCCCTGCCCGACATGAAGGACTACCGGTACCAACCGTTCCGGGACAACTGCTCGACGCGGGTGCGTGATGCCCTGAACGTGAGCCTGGGCGGGGCACTGGAGGCGGCGCTCGCTGGCGTGCCGGCGAACGCCACGTTCCGTTCCCGCACCGCGGAACTCACCGCCGGAAGCCCCGCCTGGTACTTTGGGCTGATGCTGCTCCTCGGCCCCTCGACCGACCAGCCGTTGTCGGCCTGGGAGGATGCGTTCATCCCAGGCAACCTCGCTCGGTATGTGGAACCAGCCATCAATCCCGCGCTCGACGGAGGGACGGCTCCGCTGGTGGATGCCGTACGCCTCCAGCCCGCCACTGCGGACATGGGACCATCCACCCATACGCCCCCGTTCTGGCTCGGGTGGTTCCTGGTATTGGGAGTGCTGCTGGGTGGATTGCTCGCGTGGAGCGGTGGACGCGACGGGGCGGGGCGGGGGCGGCGACCATTCCTGGTGCTCGCCGGGATCTGGTCACTGCTCTCAGGCTTGGCGGGGCTCGTCATCATCTACCTGTGGGCGTTTACCGACCACACCTACGCCTACCGGAACGAAAACGTCCTCCAGGCGAGCGTCCTTGGCCTGGCAATGTTCGGGGTCCTGGCGGCGTGGGCCCGCCGGGACGGCCCCGCGCCGGCCGCACTGCGCAACCTGGCCGTGACCGTCGCGGTGCTCTCGGTGCTCGGAGTGTTCATCCAGGTGCTACCCTGGTTTCCACAGGTGAACGCCCCGATCCTGGTCTTCTTCGTGCCCGCCAATCTCGGCATGGCACTCGGCGCCATGCGTGCAGTGCCGACCTTGCCTACGACGACTGGACCGAGCGCAACCCGTCCTTAG
- the rpmE gene encoding 50S ribosomal protein L31 → MKADIHPVYKKLTALCACGNTFETRSTATSIHVEVCAKCHPYYTGKQRLMDTAGRVDRFRRRYQAGADASKE, encoded by the coding sequence GTGAAGGCCGACATTCATCCCGTATACAAGAAGCTGACGGCCCTCTGCGCCTGCGGCAACACATTCGAGACCCGCTCGACGGCGACCTCGATCCACGTCGAAGTGTGCGCGAAGTGCCATCCATATTACACCGGCAAGCAGCGCCTGATGGACACCGCTGGTCGCGTCGATCGGTTCCGCCGCCGTTACCAGGCAGGCGCCGACGCTTCAAAGGAGTAG
- the tmk gene encoding dTMP kinase, which yields MADPGLFVVVEGPEGSGKSTLIRALAARMATSGQAPVVVREPGGTALAESVRQTLLEADHTVAPVAELFLFLAARADLTAQVLRPALAAGQVVLADRFTLSTEVYQVVGRGLDKALVAAGNAAATGGLRPDITLILDLPPGVGRGRQEAAGKALDRLDRESGEFHERICRAYVGVTGPGIVHLDGTGSPERLLEAAWTAVRNVRPDLWRKS from the coding sequence ATGGCCGATCCCGGGCTGTTCGTCGTGGTCGAGGGTCCGGAGGGCTCGGGCAAGTCCACCCTGATCCGCGCCCTTGCCGCTCGCATGGCGACCTCCGGGCAGGCCCCGGTGGTGGTGCGGGAGCCCGGCGGCACGGCACTGGCCGAATCGGTGCGCCAGACGCTGCTGGAGGCAGACCACACCGTCGCCCCGGTGGCCGAGCTCTTCCTGTTCCTCGCCGCACGGGCTGACTTGACCGCACAGGTGCTCCGGCCGGCGCTCGCCGCCGGGCAGGTGGTGCTGGCCGATCGGTTCACCCTGTCAACCGAAGTCTACCAGGTGGTTGGCCGGGGGCTGGACAAGGCGCTGGTGGCTGCGGGAAACGCCGCTGCGACGGGGGGCCTGCGGCCGGACATCACACTGATATTGGACCTCCCGCCTGGCGTGGGGCGGGGGAGGCAGGAGGCGGCCGGCAAGGCGCTGGACCGGCTCGACCGGGAGTCGGGCGAATTTCATGAGCGGATCTGCCGGGCCTATGTCGGCGTCACCGGCCCCGGCATTGTACACTTAGATGGCACCGGGAGCCCCGAGCGCCTGCTCGAGGCAGCCTGGACGGCCGTGCGGAACGTGCGGCCTGACCTTTGGAGGAAGTCATGA
- a CDS encoding YlbF family regulator — MISEKAKDLGRQIGQSTEYKTLRRTEQALREDAPTVAKLDAIQQLATKVEKMMAAGENPDPETMSSYEDAVRELELSATGQAYAVARTNFEKLMTKVNQDISEGMEQGATSNIITL; from the coding sequence GTGATTTCGGAGAAGGCGAAGGACCTCGGCCGCCAGATCGGCCAGTCGACGGAGTACAAGACCCTCCGGCGCACGGAGCAGGCGCTGCGTGAGGATGCCCCCACGGTGGCCAAGCTCGACGCCATCCAGCAGCTCGCGACCAAGGTCGAGAAGATGATGGCCGCCGGCGAGAATCCCGACCCCGAGACGATGTCGTCGTACGAGGACGCGGTCCGGGAACTCGAGCTCAGCGCGACCGGCCAGGCCTACGCGGTGGCCCGCACCAATTTCGAGAAGCTGATGACGAAGGTCAATCAGGATATCAGCGAGGGGATGGAACAGGGCGCCACGAGCAACATCATCACGCTCTGA
- a CDS encoding SpoIID/LytB domain-containing protein encodes MKVQYTPLLLVAAAASVAVASCNPTQPTAPPAPEPLPPAATRAPASPVVDSGPGGPPLAPLPPDTVVSTADVRIGLIVGASDVKIGGGGPLVITNPAGVRVLDVIEGASWRVRPAGPAMTLSGPGGLNGGRLDAIVVTPLHAGQYVRVDGRDYRGEVSVIPGPDGLTVINRLGLESYLAGVLSAEMGRRDPTEVQAMYAQAVISRTYAMRNQGKRRALGFDLYGTVSDQVYGGVGAETAQSWDAVRATRAEIVTWKGQPIDAFFYSTCGGRTESGAAVFQLAGDPYLKSVSDLDPNGQAYCRFSPRFRWREEYSGDSLEAMLRRTLPGLTSVSASSVSRIEDVKVSRRTPSGRVEAVEFKLNGRHVSVSGQAVRRAFLLPDGGMLRSTAFDVQERADGSRVSWLAIDGRGAGHGVGFCQWGAVGRAREGQDYGEILAAYYPSTKIERLN; translated from the coding sequence ATGAAGGTGCAGTACACGCCGCTCCTGCTGGTGGCCGCAGCCGCGTCCGTGGCGGTCGCATCATGCAATCCGACCCAACCCACCGCGCCGCCCGCGCCGGAACCACTCCCTCCCGCTGCCACCCGTGCTCCCGCCTCGCCCGTGGTGGATTCCGGACCCGGGGGGCCGCCCCTCGCGCCGCTGCCGCCGGATACCGTGGTCAGCACCGCTGACGTGCGAATCGGCCTGATCGTTGGCGCCTCCGATGTGAAGATCGGAGGCGGCGGGCCGCTCGTGATCACCAATCCAGCCGGTGTCCGCGTCCTGGACGTGATCGAGGGCGCGTCATGGCGCGTACGGCCCGCCGGGCCCGCGATGACGCTCTCAGGCCCGGGGGGCCTCAACGGGGGCCGGCTCGACGCCATCGTCGTCACGCCGCTCCACGCCGGACAGTATGTGCGCGTGGACGGCCGGGACTACCGCGGCGAGGTGTCCGTGATTCCCGGTCCGGACGGATTGACGGTCATCAACCGCCTCGGGCTCGAGTCGTACCTGGCCGGCGTGCTTTCCGCGGAGATGGGTCGCCGCGATCCGACCGAGGTGCAGGCGATGTATGCGCAGGCGGTCATTTCGCGGACGTACGCCATGAGGAACCAGGGGAAGCGCCGCGCCCTCGGCTTCGACCTGTACGGCACTGTGTCGGACCAGGTCTATGGCGGGGTCGGCGCGGAGACGGCGCAGAGCTGGGATGCGGTCCGCGCCACCCGGGCGGAAATCGTGACCTGGAAGGGCCAGCCGATCGACGCCTTCTTCTACTCGACCTGCGGCGGACGGACGGAATCCGGCGCCGCGGTGTTCCAGCTTGCCGGCGATCCCTACCTCAAGTCGGTGTCCGATCTGGATCCCAACGGGCAGGCGTACTGCCGCTTTTCGCCCCGATTCCGGTGGCGGGAGGAGTATTCCGGCGACAGTCTCGAGGCGATGCTGCGACGCACCCTGCCGGGGCTCACCAGCGTCAGCGCCTCGTCGGTGTCCAGGATCGAGGATGTCAAGGTATCCCGCCGCACACCGTCGGGCCGGGTGGAAGCGGTGGAGTTCAAGCTGAACGGCCGGCACGTCTCGGTATCGGGCCAGGCGGTGCGGCGGGCCTTCCTCCTGCCGGATGGCGGCATGCTCCGCAGCACCGCGTTCGATGTCCAGGAGCGGGCGGATGGCTCGCGGGTCAGCTGGCTGGCCATCGACGGCCGCGGGGCGGGCCATGGCGTGGGGTTCTGCCAGTGGGGCGCCGTGGGGCGGGCGCGCGAGGGGCAGGATTACGGAGAGATTCTTGCGGCGTATTATCCTTCCACCAAAATCGAGCGCTTGAACTGA
- a CDS encoding CsgG/HfaB family protein, whose amino-acid sequence MIRTARLLCLFALVSAAPPLHGQAAEPTIVVLTFENGGSYGLDSLDFAGLGRGIPAALTAALARNSALRTVDRAQAQQLIEREGLARNGRVDAAVASKVGKQLGAGYVVTGTFVDYYGRVRIDARLIDGSTGTILEVVSTGQRARAELPQMIADIASQLMSGKRLPALSAGTPAAATVSADALVLFGRAVLAQDQGDNAAATRYYQQALKISPDFAAAKDGLRSVQSS is encoded by the coding sequence ATGATTCGCACGGCCCGCCTGCTTTGCCTGTTTGCGCTCGTTTCCGCCGCGCCGCCGCTCCACGGCCAGGCCGCGGAGCCGACGATCGTCGTCCTGACCTTCGAGAATGGGGGCTCCTACGGCCTCGATTCCCTGGATTTCGCCGGCCTGGGTCGCGGCATTCCCGCGGCACTGACCGCCGCCCTGGCACGGAATTCCGCCCTGCGCACGGTCGACCGCGCCCAGGCGCAGCAGCTGATCGAGCGTGAGGGGCTGGCTCGCAATGGCCGGGTGGACGCCGCGGTCGCCTCCAAGGTCGGAAAGCAACTGGGCGCGGGGTACGTGGTGACGGGGACGTTCGTGGATTACTACGGGCGGGTGCGCATCGACGCACGCCTCATTGACGGCAGCACCGGCACCATCCTGGAGGTGGTATCCACCGGCCAGCGTGCACGCGCGGAGTTGCCGCAGATGATTGCGGACATCGCGTCGCAGTTGATGTCCGGGAAGCGGCTGCCCGCGCTCTCGGCGGGCACGCCGGCGGCCGCCACGGTCAGCGCGGACGCGCTCGTCCTCTTCGGGCGCGCCGTCCTCGCACAGGACCAGGGGGACAACGCGGCGGCGACGCGGTACTATCAGCAAGCGCTGAAGATTTCGCCCGACTTTGCCGCGGCTAAGGACGGGTTGCGCTCGGTCCAGTCGTCGTAG
- a CDS encoding RNA polymerase sigma factor RpoD/SigA, giving the protein MRPLQVGSTRRGPTSDEGSLDQYLREISRYPLIPQTEEVTLAQGIRRGDAESLDKLVRSNLRFVVSVAKKYQNQGVSLADLINEGNLGLIRAAHKFDETKGIKFISYAVWWIRQAILQALAEQSRIVRVPLNRAGTLHRIGKKTAMLLQELGREPTPAEIAEGMDISMEEVQKTLSISQAHLSLDAPMTPGEDNRLLDYLPDTQNAGSDSETFEHALTEGIEEVLATLKEREAKILRLYFGLDGPEPMTLEEIGTMLGITRERVRQIKEKALSRLRHVSRARSLESFLT; this is encoded by the coding sequence ATGCGCCCACTGCAAGTCGGATCCACTCGACGCGGTCCCACGTCCGACGAGGGATCGCTCGACCAATACCTTCGCGAGATCAGCCGGTATCCGCTGATCCCGCAGACGGAGGAGGTGACGCTTGCACAGGGGATCCGCCGCGGAGACGCCGAGTCCCTCGACAAGCTGGTGCGCAGCAATCTCCGGTTTGTCGTGTCAGTGGCCAAGAAGTACCAGAACCAGGGCGTCAGCCTTGCGGACCTGATCAACGAGGGCAACCTCGGCCTGATTCGCGCGGCCCACAAGTTTGACGAAACGAAGGGGATCAAGTTCATCTCCTACGCCGTCTGGTGGATCCGCCAGGCCATCCTGCAGGCGCTGGCGGAGCAAAGCCGGATCGTGCGGGTGCCGCTCAACCGTGCCGGCACCCTGCACCGCATCGGCAAGAAGACGGCGATGCTGCTGCAGGAACTGGGGCGCGAACCGACCCCGGCCGAAATCGCGGAGGGGATGGACATCTCGATGGAGGAGGTCCAGAAGACCCTCTCCATCAGTCAGGCCCACCTCTCGCTCGATGCCCCGATGACACCGGGCGAAGACAACCGCCTGCTGGACTACCTCCCCGACACCCAGAACGCCGGGTCGGACAGCGAAACTTTCGAGCACGCGCTGACCGAAGGAATCGAGGAGGTGCTCGCGACGCTCAAGGAGCGCGAGGCAAAGATCCTCCGCCTCTATTTCGGCCTGGACGGTCCCGAGCCGATGACCCTCGAGGAGATCGGGACCATGCTCGGGATCACCCGCGAACGGGTGCGCCAGATCAAGGAAAAGGCGCTGAGCCGCCTGCGGCACGTGAGCCGCGCCCGCTCGCTGGAGAGCTTCCTGACGTAA
- a CDS encoding MBL fold metallo-hydrolase, giving the protein MSVSVTFWGTRGTIPVPGQHTVRYGGNTPCVSLRDGKGHCLILDAGTGIRRLGNEIAADAAAGRVDLFLSHVHWDHIQGLPFFSPMYAERQEIAVHGPTPVGASLREVLDRQLEPAVYPVPRAARPARMSVQELRPGEVVEVPGFQVQSCQLSHPGGALGYRITPNGGGPSVAFLTDNELGPGGATRVPAGWRDALTTFVGDASLLIHDGMYTPALHVERPGWGHSNALDAVALAAEASVGELALFHHDPGHDDGQVDALLAMARAKAPEGLTVSAACEGWTVTL; this is encoded by the coding sequence ATGAGTGTTTCGGTCACGTTCTGGGGGACGCGCGGGACGATTCCGGTCCCGGGCCAGCACACGGTTCGCTACGGTGGCAACACCCCGTGTGTGTCCCTTCGCGACGGCAAGGGCCACTGCCTGATCCTCGATGCCGGAACCGGCATCCGACGGCTCGGCAACGAGATTGCCGCCGACGCTGCCGCCGGTCGGGTGGATCTCTTCCTGTCGCACGTGCACTGGGACCACATCCAGGGCCTGCCGTTCTTTTCGCCGATGTACGCCGAACGGCAGGAGATCGCCGTCCACGGTCCCACGCCCGTCGGCGCGTCGCTCCGGGAGGTGCTCGACCGCCAGCTCGAGCCCGCCGTGTACCCTGTCCCGCGTGCGGCCCGCCCTGCCCGGATGTCCGTGCAGGAACTCCGACCGGGGGAGGTGGTGGAGGTTCCCGGTTTTCAGGTGCAGTCCTGTCAGCTCTCGCATCCGGGCGGGGCGCTGGGCTACCGGATCACGCCGAACGGTGGAGGGCCGTCTGTGGCCTTCCTGACCGACAACGAGCTGGGACCGGGAGGGGCCACCAGGGTCCCTGCCGGCTGGCGAGACGCGCTGACGACGTTTGTCGGCGATGCCTCGCTCCTGATACACGACGGGATGTACACACCGGCACTCCATGTGGAGCGCCCAGGCTGGGGGCACTCGAACGCGCTCGACGCCGTGGCGCTGGCTGCAGAGGCGTCCGTCGGAGAGTTGGCCCTCTTCCACCACGATCCCGGGCATGACGACGGGCAGGTTGACGCCCTCCTCGCCATGGCGCGGGCCAAGGCACCCGAAGGACTCACCGTCAGTGCAGCCTGCGAAGGATGGACGGTGACGCTGTGA
- a CDS encoding YajQ family cyclic di-GMP-binding protein — protein MASASSFDISTGADLQEVDNAVNQALKEIQQRYDFKGTHCTIEFDRAKAEIRLAADDDFRMKSLLDVLQTRLIKRGVPVKNMKTGDFEAATGSSVRCTVTLTQGIASDIAKRITKAIKDNKSFKKVSASIQGEEIRVSSPSRDELQAVMAFLRSEDFDIELTFGNYRG, from the coding sequence ATGGCATCCGCATCTTCCTTTGACATCTCCACTGGCGCCGACCTCCAGGAGGTCGACAACGCGGTCAACCAGGCGCTGAAGGAAATCCAGCAGCGCTACGATTTCAAAGGCACGCACTGCACCATCGAGTTTGACCGTGCAAAGGCGGAAATCCGGTTGGCGGCGGACGACGACTTCCGGATGAAGAGCCTGCTCGACGTGCTCCAGACCCGCCTCATCAAGCGCGGCGTTCCGGTCAAGAACATGAAGACCGGCGACTTCGAGGCTGCCACGGGCAGTTCCGTCCGGTGCACCGTGACGCTCACGCAAGGGATCGCAAGCGACATCGCGAAGCGGATCACCAAGGCGATCAAGGACAACAAGAGCTTCAAGAAGGTCTCCGCCAGCATCCAGGGGGAGGAGATCCGTGTCAGCAGCCCCTCCCGCGATGAACTCCAGGCGGTCATGGCATTCCTGCGGAGCGAGGACTTCGATATCGAGCTGACCTTCGGGAACTACCGCGGATGA